One Salvelinus fontinalis isolate EN_2023a chromosome 11, ASM2944872v1, whole genome shotgun sequence DNA window includes the following coding sequences:
- the LOC129865293 gene encoding L-lactate dehydrogenase B chain-like, with translation MSSVMQKLITPMASGPAEPPRNKVTVVGVGMVGMACAVSILLRDLADELALVDVMEDKLKGEMMDLQHGSLFLKTSKIVADKDYAVTANSRIVVVTAGVRQQEGESRLNLVQRNVNIFKHIIPQIVKHSPNCTLIVVSNPVDVLTYVTWKLSGLPKHRVIGSGTNLDSARFRFLMAERLGIHATSFNGWVLGEHGDTSVPVWSGVSVAGVNLQKLNPEFGLDGDKENWKATHKEVVDSAYEVIKLKGYTNWAIGLSVADLTESIIKNMSRIHPVSTMVKDMYGIGEEVFLSLPCVLNSNGVGSVINMTLTAAEVGQLKKSADTLWGIQKDLKDI, from the exons ATGTCGTCTGTGATGCAGAAGTTGATCACCCCCATGGCCAGCGGCCCTGCTGAGCCCCCCAGGAACAAGGTGACCGTGGTGGGGGTGGGCATGGTGGGCATGGCCTGTGCCGTCAGCATCCTCCTCAGG GACTTGGCTGATGAGCTGGCTCTGGTTGATGTGATGGAGGATAAGCTGAAGGGAGAGATGATGGACCTGCAGCACGGCAGCCTCTTCCTAAAGACATCTAAGATAGTCGCCGACAAAG ACTATGCCGTGACTGCAAACTCCCGCATCGTGGTTGTGACCGCTGGCGTGCgtcagcaggagggagagagcaggctcAACCTGGTCCAGAGGAACGTCAACATCTTCAAACACATCATCCCCCAGATCGTCAAACACTCTCCCAACTGCACCCTTATCGTGGTGTCcaacccag TGGATGTGCTGACCTATGTGACATGGAAGTTGAGCGGCCTGCCCAAACACCGTGTTATCGGCAGCGGCACCAACCTGGACTCCGCCCGTTTCCGTTTTCTGATGGCTGAGCGCCTGGGCATCCATGCCACCAGCTTCAACGGATGGGTGCTGGGAGAACACGGCGATACCAGCG TCCCTGTGTGGAGCGGTGTCAGCGTAGCTGGAGTTAACCTGCAGAAGCTGAACCCAGAGTTTGGCCTTGACGGAGACAAGGAGAACTGGAAGGCCACCCATAAGGAAGTGGTCGACAG TGCCTATGAGGTGATCAAGCTGAAGGGGTATACCAACTGGGCCATCGGCCTGAGTGTGGCTGATCTCACTGAGAGCATCATCAAGAACATGAGCAGGATCCACCCTGTCTCCACCATGGTCAAG GACATGTATGGTATTGGCGAGGAGGTGTTCCTGTCCCTGCCATGCGTGCTGAACAGCAATGGAGTGGGCAGTGTGATCAACATGACCCTGACTGCTGCTGAGGTGGGCCAGCTGAAGAAAAGTGCAGACACACTCTGGGGCATCCAGAAGGACCTCAAGGACATCTAG